In Primulina huaijiensis isolate GDHJ02 chromosome 4, ASM1229523v2, whole genome shotgun sequence, a genomic segment contains:
- the LOC140975049 gene encoding uncharacterized protein: MLNRAGSWFRRKVVDPLFQILRRGTEPKQLAFSAALGITIGVFPICGVTVFLCGIAVAVLGSVCHAPTVMLANFIATPIELSLVFPFLRFGEIVTGGPQFTLTSDALKKVLTGQASKEVLQSIFHALLGWLVAAPFIFGALYVLFVPCFTVLVRKFNSVPSSPKKPLNSPSEVRLKVRDV, from the exons ATGCTGAATCGGGCGGGTTCTTGGTTCCGAAGAAAAGTTGTAGACCCTCTTTTCCAAATTCTCCGCAGGGGAACAGAGCCCAAGCAATTGGCATTCTCCGCGGCATTGGGAATCACAATTGGAGTCTTTCCCATCTGTG GGGTTACTGTGTTTCTCTGTGGCATCGCTGTCGCTGTACTCGGATCTGTATGTCATGCTCCAACTGTAATGCTGGCTAATTTTATTGCCACTCCTATTGAATTGAG TCTAGTGTTTCCATTTTTACGCTTTGGTGAAATCGTCACCGGTGGTCCTCAATTTACATTGACCTCGGATGCTCTCAAGAAGGTCTTGACTGGACAGGCATCAAAGGAAGTTTTACAGAGCATTTTCCACGCA CTGTTGGGATGGCTTGTTGCTGCACCATTTATCTTCGGGGCCCTCTATGTATTATTTGTGCCTTGTTTCACAGTCTTGGTACGTAAGTTCAACTCTGTTCCTTCAAGCCCAAAAAAGCCGCTCAACTCTCCCTCTGAAGTCAGGCTAAAAGTCAGGGATGTATAA